Proteins encoded within one genomic window of Pseudalkalibacillus sp. SCS-8:
- the rplM gene encoding 50S ribosomal protein L13: MAKPKEVERKWYVVDAAGKTLGRLSTEVASILRGKHKPTYTPHVDTGDHVIVLNASKIELTGKKMSDKLYHRHTGHPGGLRTRTAQEMRDTRPEQMLELAIKGMLPKNSLGRKMSKKLHVYAGNEHPHQAQNPEQYELRG, encoded by the coding sequence ATGGCAAAGCCTAAAGAAGTAGAACGTAAATGGTATGTAGTAGATGCTGCTGGTAAGACTCTTGGTCGTCTTTCTACAGAAGTAGCTTCTATCCTACGCGGTAAGCATAAGCCGACTTACACACCACATGTTGACACTGGTGACCACGTAATTGTATTGAATGCAAGCAAGATCGAATTGACTGGTAAAAAGATGTCTGACAAGCTTTACCACCGTCATACTGGCCACCCAGGTGGACTACGTACAAGAACTGCACAGGAAATGCGTGACACGCGTCCTGAGCAAATGCTCGAGCTAGCGATTAAAGGAATGCTTCCTAAGAACAGCCTTGGTCGTAAGATGAGCAAAAAGCTTCATGTGTATGCTGGAAACGAACATCCACATCAAGCACAAAATCCTGAACAATACGAACTACGCGGATAA
- the truA gene encoding tRNA pseudouridine(38-40) synthase TruA — translation MKRMSGILSYDGTNFSGYQVQPDQRTVQGELEQVLQRMHKGQIVKTTASGRTDTGVHAMGQVFHFDTPLSIEPDGWKRALNTLLPSDIRLVSIQEVSPDFHARFDVDAKEYRYRILRSLDEDVFRRNQTYHYPYPLDVGNMRTAALELIGEHDFTSFCSAKTEVADKVRKIFELELIESGDELILRIKGNGFLYNMVRIIVGTLLEIGNGHRPPDEVVEILEAKDRDAAGKTAPGHGLYLWKVFYKKDE, via the coding sequence TTGAAACGAATGAGCGGCATCCTCAGTTATGATGGAACGAATTTTTCAGGCTATCAGGTCCAGCCGGATCAACGAACGGTTCAAGGAGAATTGGAGCAAGTCCTGCAACGTATGCATAAAGGGCAGATTGTGAAAACAACTGCCTCCGGGAGGACGGATACGGGCGTCCACGCGATGGGACAGGTCTTCCATTTCGATACGCCGTTGTCAATTGAACCCGATGGTTGGAAACGTGCTTTGAATACGTTGCTTCCGAGTGATATCCGTCTCGTTTCAATACAGGAAGTCAGCCCGGATTTCCATGCCCGGTTCGATGTGGATGCAAAAGAATACCGTTATCGGATTTTACGATCATTGGACGAAGATGTATTCCGCAGAAATCAGACGTACCATTATCCTTATCCGTTAGATGTAGGGAACATGAGGACCGCTGCCTTGGAGTTAATCGGTGAACATGATTTTACGTCTTTTTGCTCAGCTAAAACTGAAGTTGCGGATAAGGTCAGGAAGATCTTTGAACTGGAGCTTATAGAATCCGGAGATGAGCTCATTTTACGTATCAAGGGAAACGGCTTTCTCTACAACATGGTCCGTATTATCGTCGGTACATTGTTGGAGATCGGGAATGGACACCGTCCACCTGATGAGGTCGTCGAAATACTTGAAGCGAAGGATCGAGATGCCGCTGGAAAGACTGCACCTGGACATGGATTGTATCTTTGGAAAGTCTTTTACAAAAAAGATGAATAA
- a CDS encoding Mrp/NBP35 family ATP-binding protein: MMTEEQVLELLKPIQEPFLHKSIVDADSIKEIKVKENYVSLKIAITQANSPEQMQLQQEIVNTLKSAGVESVGLRFEQRQEQGQQGQPQQTAEKGVSNQTTFISVASGKGGVGKSTVSVNLATSLAREGKRVGLIDADIYGFSVPDMMGIAERPKVAGEQIFPVERFGVKVISMAFFVEDNAPVIWRGPMLGKMLTNFFNDIEWGDLDYMILDLPPGTGDVALDVHKMLPQSKEIIVTTPHPTAAFVAARAGAMALKTDHDILGVVENMAYYESKKTGEKEYVFGQGGADKLTEELQTEVLGRIPLGQPEMREDDFAPSVYLEDSKIGKIYQEIARKVIQKT; this comes from the coding sequence ATGATGACTGAAGAACAAGTTCTCGAATTGCTAAAGCCCATACAAGAACCTTTTTTACATAAAAGCATTGTTGATGCGGATAGCATAAAAGAAATTAAGGTGAAGGAGAATTATGTAAGCTTAAAGATCGCCATTACACAAGCGAATTCTCCTGAACAAATGCAGCTTCAACAAGAAATCGTCAACACCTTGAAAAGTGCAGGTGTCGAATCAGTCGGCCTACGATTCGAGCAACGACAGGAACAAGGCCAACAAGGCCAGCCCCAACAAACTGCAGAAAAAGGTGTGTCTAATCAAACGACCTTTATTTCTGTTGCGAGTGGAAAGGGAGGCGTTGGGAAGTCAACGGTTTCAGTGAACCTTGCGACCAGTCTTGCACGTGAAGGAAAGCGTGTTGGTCTAATTGATGCTGACATATACGGTTTTAGTGTTCCGGATATGATGGGAATTGCGGAAAGACCGAAAGTTGCAGGCGAGCAGATCTTCCCGGTTGAACGATTTGGAGTCAAGGTCATTTCGATGGCATTTTTTGTAGAGGATAACGCACCTGTCATTTGGCGTGGGCCGATGCTAGGGAAGATGCTGACGAACTTCTTCAACGACATCGAATGGGGCGATCTCGATTACATGATCCTAGACCTGCCTCCAGGAACAGGAGATGTCGCGTTGGATGTCCATAAAATGCTACCGCAAAGTAAGGAAATCATCGTAACGACACCTCATCCTACGGCTGCATTCGTCGCAGCGCGTGCTGGAGCGATGGCATTGAAAACCGACCATGATATTTTAGGCGTGGTTGAAAATATGGCGTATTACGAAAGCAAAAAGACAGGAGAAAAGGAATATGTCTTTGGCCAAGGTGGAGCGGATAAATTGACGGAAGAACTTCAAACAGAAGTGCTCGGTCGCATACCTCTGGGTCAGCCTGAAATGCGTGAAGATGATTTTGCACCATCCGTATACTTGGAAGATTCAAAAATCGGGAAGATCTACCAAGAAATCGCCCGTAAAGTTATCCAAAAAACATAA
- the sigW gene encoding RNA polymerase sigma factor SigW gives MDITVKRLVRLVKKGDQKAFEELVEIYKDKVYYIVFRMLGNTHEAEDIAQEAFVRAYVHIEKFNEKHKFSTWLYRIATNLTIDRIRKKKPDFYLDAEVPGGDGLTLYSQVAVAEQLPEEKIETFELQERIQNEILQLPPKYRSVITLKYLEELSLKEISEILQIPVSTVKTRIHRGREALRKRLKDLD, from the coding sequence ATGGATATAACGGTGAAACGTTTGGTCCGATTAGTGAAAAAAGGGGATCAAAAGGCTTTTGAAGAATTAGTCGAGATTTATAAAGACAAAGTGTATTACATCGTCTTCAGGATGTTAGGTAATACACATGAAGCGGAAGATATCGCTCAAGAAGCATTTGTAAGAGCGTATGTACATATCGAAAAATTCAATGAGAAACATAAATTTTCAACTTGGCTGTATCGTATTGCAACCAATTTGACAATTGATCGTATACGTAAGAAGAAACCTGATTTTTACCTGGATGCAGAGGTGCCGGGTGGAGATGGATTGACACTTTATTCACAAGTTGCCGTTGCAGAACAATTACCTGAAGAAAAAATTGAAACCTTTGAGCTTCAAGAACGTATACAAAATGAGATTCTGCAACTTCCTCCCAAATATCGTTCTGTGATTACGCTGAAATATTTGGAGGAATTATCTCTAAAAGAAATCAGTGAGATCTTGCAAATACCTGTTTCAACAGTCAAGACACGCATACACCGAGGGCGGGAAGCCTTAAGGAAACGGTTGAAGGATCTGGATTGA
- the cdaA gene encoding diadenylate cyclase CdaA — translation MFPVGDFNVNVLNYINDIIDILLVTYVIYKLIMLIKGTKAIQLLKGITVIVAVWFFSGIFELNTLNRLMNEAITYGILAIIIIFQPELRRALEQLGRGRFFSRGMIAEEEKKKQTIEALLKATNYMAKRRIGALITIERETGLEDYVETGIPINANLSSELLINIFIPNTPLHDGAVIINDNQILAAASYLPLSESPFISKELGTRHRAALGISEVTDGLTLVVSEETGHVSLTKNGELYRNLDEEMLRKLLEAEIMNKSKETSSKWNWRGKKDG, via the coding sequence ATGTTTCCCGTAGGAGACTTTAATGTAAATGTACTCAACTACATAAATGACATCATTGATATCCTCTTAGTCACCTATGTGATTTATAAGCTCATCATGCTTATAAAGGGCACTAAGGCGATTCAGTTGTTAAAAGGGATTACAGTCATTGTCGCTGTCTGGTTCTTCAGTGGAATTTTCGAATTGAACACGTTGAACCGATTGATGAATGAGGCGATTACATACGGAATCCTGGCTATTATCATCATTTTTCAACCTGAATTGCGTCGAGCACTTGAACAGCTCGGTCGAGGCAGGTTTTTCTCGCGTGGCATGATTGCGGAAGAAGAAAAGAAAAAGCAAACCATTGAGGCGTTGTTGAAAGCGACGAACTACATGGCGAAACGACGAATTGGTGCGCTGATTACAATTGAACGAGAAACAGGGCTTGAGGATTACGTTGAAACAGGAATACCGATCAATGCAAATCTAAGCTCTGAGCTTCTCATTAATATATTCATACCGAATACGCCGTTACATGACGGTGCTGTCATCATCAATGACAATCAAATTCTTGCGGCAGCGAGTTACTTGCCGTTATCCGAAAGTCCTTTTATCTCGAAAGAGCTTGGAACACGGCATAGAGCGGCATTGGGAATTTCAGAGGTTACAGACGGTTTGACTCTCGTCGTTTCTGAAGAAACAGGCCATGTTTCACTTACGAAAAACGGGGAATTATACCGTAATTTAGATGAAGAAATGCTGCGCAAGCTTTTAGAGGCTGAAATTATGAACAAATCAAAAGAAACTTCCTCGAAGTGGAATTGGAGGGGGAAGAAGGATGGATAA
- a CDS encoding DUF2521 family protein produces the protein MNVITTFRDRQYKKRVTFERKVLRELSLNGIKTEFQRLFFPFFQYSLLFQDEIQDTCIDIAIEAFLLGAEYSKFGYHGESLESIKERSAETEKRLTDTLFEYWQFWSYTPDHVLESLHMCCDAFVQRWWREGYEKGQRRYKMRLH, from the coding sequence ATGAATGTAATCACCACCTTTAGAGACAGACAATATAAGAAGCGCGTTACATTCGAACGAAAAGTCCTGCGGGAACTTTCTTTAAATGGAATCAAAACGGAATTCCAACGCTTGTTCTTTCCGTTTTTTCAATATAGTTTATTGTTTCAGGATGAAATTCAAGATACGTGTATCGATATTGCGATTGAAGCCTTTCTCCTCGGAGCGGAATACAGCAAATTCGGATACCACGGTGAATCCCTTGAGAGTATTAAAGAACGAAGTGCCGAAACTGAGAAAAGGTTGACTGACACACTTTTTGAGTACTGGCAATTCTGGAGTTATACACCCGATCACGTGCTTGAGTCCCTTCACATGTGTTGTGATGCATTCGTCCAACGCTGGTGGCGGGAAGGATACGAAAAGGGACAACGCCGTTACAAGATGAGACTTCATTAA
- a CDS encoding YbbR-like domain-containing protein, translated as MDKLLRSPWFVKITAFLIALMMYTSVNITNQDAEQQDEGFRTDSGTYYKTVSLEAEYDDDKYVLMGKPDTVDVRIIGSQADITNMNLQRARNAYIDLSGKGPGQYEVPVRMDNVPRGVELKFEQETVTVTLHEKKTETFPVTVQLLDEESLPEGYVVGTPKVQQEEIEITGAKEIIDEIAYVRAFVNVGEAKKTFTREVKIQALNKSYDPIDIAIDPPTTEVTVPIENPSKKISLSLKERGSLPDGFELKEIKANTDEITIHAPKDILDRLNTVDIPVDLSNITEDEEIEIDVPLPDGAFYSTPDKVKVKIDVEQVEDSSGEPSSETATKPEEENESKEATSTKTFKDLPIAIRGLGENQQASFDSPVNGVMDVTIKGPKENVEDLSEEKVTAFIDAEGLSEGTHDVEINVDVPEAVTYERNITKATLTISEGTA; from the coding sequence ATGGATAAACTGCTTAGAAGTCCATGGTTTGTGAAGATCACAGCGTTTTTGATTGCCTTGATGATGTATACAAGCGTCAATATCACCAATCAAGATGCTGAACAACAGGATGAAGGTTTTCGGACAGACAGTGGCACGTACTATAAAACCGTTTCCCTTGAAGCTGAATATGATGATGATAAATATGTTTTGATGGGTAAACCGGATACAGTGGATGTGAGGATTATCGGTTCACAAGCCGACATTACCAATATGAATCTACAGCGAGCAAGAAACGCATACATCGATCTTTCTGGGAAAGGTCCCGGACAGTATGAGGTTCCGGTAAGAATGGATAATGTCCCAAGAGGTGTAGAACTGAAATTCGAACAGGAAACCGTAACGGTCACGCTGCATGAAAAGAAAACGGAGACGTTCCCTGTCACTGTCCAGTTGCTGGATGAGGAAAGCTTACCTGAAGGATATGTCGTCGGGACTCCGAAAGTACAGCAAGAGGAAATTGAAATTACCGGAGCTAAAGAAATCATTGATGAAATTGCCTACGTCAGGGCTTTTGTGAATGTCGGAGAAGCGAAGAAGACCTTTACAAGAGAAGTGAAAATCCAAGCACTGAATAAGAGTTACGATCCAATTGATATTGCAATCGATCCACCTACTACAGAAGTGACAGTACCGATTGAGAATCCCAGTAAGAAGATCTCGCTTTCCCTAAAGGAAAGAGGATCTTTGCCGGATGGGTTTGAACTGAAAGAGATTAAAGCAAATACAGATGAAATTACAATCCATGCTCCGAAGGATATATTGGATAGGCTCAACACAGTCGACATTCCGGTAGATTTAAGCAACATTACCGAGGATGAAGAAATAGAAATAGATGTACCACTGCCAGACGGAGCTTTCTATTCAACTCCCGATAAAGTGAAGGTCAAAATCGATGTCGAACAAGTGGAGGACTCCTCAGGAGAACCGTCGAGTGAGACCGCAACGAAACCGGAAGAAGAAAATGAAAGCAAAGAGGCAACAAGTACGAAAACATTTAAAGATTTACCGATCGCCATTCGAGGACTTGGTGAAAACCAACAAGCCAGCTTCGATTCACCAGTAAATGGTGTAATGGATGTGACGATCAAAGGGCCTAAGGAAAATGTAGAGGATTTGTCAGAAGAAAAAGTCACGGCGTTCATAGATGCAGAGGGCTTATCAGAAGGAACACACGATGTTGAAATCAACGTGGATGTACCTGAAGCCGTTACATATGAACGTAACATTACGAAAGCGACCTTAACCATCAGCGAAGGAACTGCTTAA
- the rpsI gene encoding 30S ribosomal protein S9, whose amino-acid sequence MAQVQYYGTGRRKHSVARVRLVPGDGRFMVNGRDLDEFFGLETLKVIAKQPLVETETEGKYDVLVNVDGGGYTGQAGAIRHGVARALLEVDPEFRPALKSAGFLTRDARMKERKKYGLKGARRAPQFSKR is encoded by the coding sequence TTGGCTCAAGTACAATATTACGGAACCGGCCGTCGTAAGCATTCTGTTGCTCGTGTACGTCTTGTACCTGGTGACGGACGTTTCATGGTAAACGGTCGCGACCTTGACGAATTTTTCGGACTTGAAACATTAAAAGTTATCGCTAAACAACCGTTAGTTGAAACGGAAACAGAAGGCAAGTACGATGTACTTGTAAACGTTGATGGCGGTGGATACACTGGACAAGCTGGTGCAATCCGTCACGGTGTTGCTCGTGCACTTCTAGAAGTGGACCCTGAGTTCCGTCCAGCTCTTAAGAGCGCTGGATTCCTAACTCGTGACGCACGTATGAAAGAGCGTAAGAAGTACGGACTTAAAGGCGCTCGTCGTGCACCACAATTCTCAAAGCGTTAA
- the cwlD gene encoding N-acetylmuramoyl-L-alanine amidase CwlD, producing the protein MLIGFCAALLLYVINQQILSNNSWSTWNLPLTGKIIVLDAGHGGVDGGAVGEGNVHEKEIALNISLMLRDYLQQAGALVIMTRETDKDLAGEETKRIRHRKTEDLLKRTEIVNNSGADMFISIHLNAIPSSRWYGAQVFYNPAYDENEKVAKLIQHQIRSNLENTTRKAKPIGNVYMIRKAEIPGALVEVGFLSNPNERELLKTKLYQTKLAASIYQGILRFYANEPAPKD; encoded by the coding sequence ATGCTTATCGGGTTTTGTGCTGCACTTTTATTATATGTAATCAATCAACAGATCCTTTCGAATAACTCATGGTCAACGTGGAACCTTCCCTTGACAGGTAAAATCATCGTACTTGATGCAGGTCATGGTGGTGTAGATGGTGGAGCTGTCGGTGAAGGGAATGTCCATGAAAAAGAAATTGCCCTCAATATATCTTTGATGCTGAGGGATTACTTACAGCAAGCTGGTGCACTTGTTATCATGACGCGGGAGACGGATAAGGATCTTGCGGGTGAGGAAACGAAGAGAATCCGTCATCGGAAAACAGAGGATCTGCTGAAACGGACGGAAATCGTCAACAACTCAGGAGCAGATATGTTCATCAGTATACATTTGAACGCCATACCTTCTTCAAGATGGTATGGAGCCCAAGTGTTTTATAATCCAGCGTATGACGAAAATGAAAAAGTGGCGAAGCTGATTCAACATCAAATCCGATCGAATCTGGAGAATACGACACGAAAAGCAAAGCCGATCGGGAATGTGTATATGATCCGGAAAGCAGAAATACCAGGTGCATTAGTAGAGGTCGGATTCTTATCCAACCCGAATGAACGTGAACTGCTGAAGACGAAGCTGTATCAAACTAAACTTGCTGCCTCTATTTATCAAGGCATACTACGTTTTTACGCAAATGAACCTGCTCCGAAAGATTGA
- a CDS encoding anti-sigma factor: MKCDEKYSSYMHKWLDESIEPLEKIELFHHIKECTGCHQKFEELKKTDRMLQSHHSIKAPNGFSSKVMDRLPREKSSSKMRRWFKHHPLLTAAVVFLILMSSSIYSEWGSNMSDPISVTASGAHVKIDQESKKVIVPEGETVKGDLVVRNGDVEIAGKVEGNVTVINGKHYLASAGHVAGESEEIHKITEWVWYRLKEGLNSIKNLFISE, encoded by the coding sequence ATGAAATGTGATGAAAAATATTCATCCTATATGCATAAATGGCTAGATGAATCGATTGAACCACTTGAAAAGATCGAATTATTTCATCATATAAAAGAGTGTACAGGTTGCCACCAAAAGTTTGAAGAATTGAAAAAGACCGATCGGATGCTGCAAAGTCATCATTCGATCAAGGCGCCCAATGGTTTTAGTTCAAAAGTGATGGACCGATTACCGAGAGAGAAATCCTCTTCAAAGATGCGCAGATGGTTTAAACATCATCCTCTCCTGACAGCAGCTGTCGTGTTTCTGATTCTCATGTCCAGCTCCATCTATAGTGAGTGGGGGAGCAATATGAGTGATCCGATTTCCGTCACAGCTAGCGGCGCCCATGTGAAGATCGATCAAGAAAGCAAGAAGGTGATTGTACCTGAAGGGGAAACGGTCAAAGGGGACCTGGTCGTTCGGAATGGTGATGTAGAGATCGCCGGTAAGGTGGAAGGGAATGTAACGGTCATCAATGGGAAGCATTACCTCGCTTCAGCTGGACATGTTGCAGGAGAGAGTGAGGAAATCCATAAGATCACGGAATGGGTTTGGTACCGGTTGAAGGAAGGGCTGAACAGCATTAAGAATCTATTCATATCTGAATAA
- a CDS encoding KinB-signaling pathway activation protein, which produces MNIKKWIYLFFTTLFIGGLSSVVVGLLLRWQDINDASSFFVMIAWLMGFGFIFSIISQMGYFAYLTIHRFGLGIFKSVKLWSWVQLLVLAFVVFDLFYLRYIAFKDSGLPFWNYLFVPLALLAIGALVAYIKMKETNKAAFVPTLFFMVAVTTIEWIPVLKQGEPLWLWLSIVPLLACNAWQILILHRLIDKKKS; this is translated from the coding sequence GTGAATATAAAGAAATGGATTTATTTGTTTTTTACAACTTTATTTATAGGTGGATTGAGTTCGGTCGTTGTCGGATTACTTTTACGTTGGCAGGATATTAATGATGCATCGAGCTTTTTCGTCATGATCGCTTGGCTGATGGGATTCGGTTTCATTTTCAGCATCATCAGTCAAATGGGATATTTCGCTTATTTGACCATCCATCGCTTCGGGTTAGGTATTTTTAAGTCTGTAAAGCTTTGGAGCTGGGTCCAACTACTCGTGCTTGCTTTTGTCGTATTTGATTTGTTTTATTTACGCTATATCGCATTCAAGGATAGTGGCCTGCCATTCTGGAATTACCTATTCGTTCCGCTTGCCCTGCTTGCTATAGGTGCTTTAGTCGCTTATATCAAAATGAAGGAGACCAATAAAGCAGCATTCGTCCCAACCTTATTCTTCATGGTTGCTGTCACGACAATCGAATGGATTCCAGTATTAAAGCAAGGTGAGCCACTATGGTTATGGTTATCCATCGTACCATTATTAGCTTGTAACGCATGGCAAATATTAATTCTGCACCGATTGATCGATAAGAAAAAAAGTTGA
- the rocF gene encoding arginase has protein sequence MNKNIGILGVPMDLGQMRRGVDMGPSAMRYAGLIERLESIGYEVEDHGDVEIPQREKVGSPDTNLKNLQGVIEASTRLAEGVDKIIQDGHFPLVLGGDHSIAIGTLAGVSKHYENLGVIWYDAHGDLNTGDTSPSGNIHGMPLAVSLGIGHEKLKDIGGYGPKVKPENIVIIGARSLDEGERVLIREKGIKVYTMHEIDRMGMSKVMEEAIEYVSNGTDGVHLSLDLDGLDPSEAPGVGTPVLGGISYRESHLAMEMLEEAKIITSAEFVEVNPILDDKNKTATCAVGLVGSLFGEKLI, from the coding sequence ATGAACAAGAATATCGGAATATTAGGAGTCCCAATGGACCTTGGGCAAATGCGCCGCGGGGTAGACATGGGACCTAGTGCAATGAGATATGCTGGTCTGATTGAACGCCTCGAAAGCATCGGTTATGAGGTAGAGGACCATGGTGATGTTGAAATTCCTCAAAGAGAAAAAGTAGGAAGTCCTGATACGAACTTAAAAAACCTGCAAGGTGTTATTGAAGCAAGTACACGTCTTGCTGAGGGTGTGGACAAGATTATCCAGGACGGACATTTCCCGCTTGTATTAGGAGGCGACCATAGTATTGCCATCGGAACGCTTGCAGGTGTATCGAAGCATTATGAGAACTTAGGTGTCATCTGGTATGATGCCCATGGTGATTTGAATACAGGGGATACTTCTCCTAGTGGTAATATCCACGGCATGCCATTAGCAGTAAGTCTCGGCATTGGTCATGAGAAGCTGAAAGACATCGGAGGATATGGCCCGAAGGTTAAGCCTGAAAACATCGTCATCATCGGCGCCCGTTCTCTTGATGAAGGTGAGCGTGTATTGATTCGGGAGAAGGGAATCAAGGTCTATACGATGCATGAGATTGATCGTATGGGTATGTCCAAAGTTATGGAAGAAGCGATCGAGTATGTTTCTAATGGAACAGATGGTGTTCACTTGAGCTTGGACCTGGATGGACTCGATCCTTCTGAGGCACCTGGTGTCGGGACACCAGTGCTAGGCGGTATCAGCTATCGTGAGAGCCATCTGGCAATGGAGATGCTTGAAGAAGCGAAAATCATCACCTCAGCGGAGTTCGTTGAAGTGAATCCGATTCTTGATGATAAGAATAAAACAGCTACTTGTGCAGTAGGTTTAGTCGGCTCACTGTTCGGCGAGAAATTGATTTAA
- the gerD gene encoding spore germination lipoprotein GerD → MRNWMFVLIISLGFLYLQGCTPAAAEDKGSYEETKKMLMDLLKTDDGKKAIKEVLTDEKIKQEIIMDQAFVKKTIEETLTSKKGQEFWKEMIKDPKAAEALAKGMKKQNEELLKKMMDDPDYRKKMIELMKDPEIEKDVMDLFTSQKYREQQKKVLMETFESPLMKAQIADMIKKAVQEEIKSGDSLKKDGESEEGSEGGGSQGSQG, encoded by the coding sequence ATGAGAAACTGGATGTTCGTCCTTATTATTTCCTTAGGATTTTTATACTTGCAGGGATGTACGCCGGCGGCTGCTGAAGATAAAGGCTCATATGAAGAAACGAAGAAGATGTTGATGGACCTCTTGAAAACAGATGATGGAAAGAAAGCCATTAAAGAGGTATTGACTGATGAAAAAATAAAACAAGAAATCATCATGGATCAAGCATTCGTCAAGAAAACGATTGAAGAGACGCTGACATCGAAAAAGGGACAAGAGTTCTGGAAAGAGATGATTAAGGACCCGAAGGCAGCTGAAGCACTAGCCAAGGGTATGAAAAAGCAAAATGAAGAATTGCTTAAAAAAATGATGGATGATCCAGATTACCGAAAGAAAATGATTGAACTGATGAAAGATCCTGAAATTGAAAAGGACGTCATGGACCTGTTCACCTCCCAGAAATATCGCGAGCAACAAAAGAAAGTGTTAATGGAGACGTTTGAGAGTCCTTTGATGAAAGCTCAGATTGCTGACATGATTAAAAAAGCGGTACAAGAAGAAATCAAGAGCGGTGATTCTTTGAAGAAGGATGGAGAATCTGAAGAAGGCTCCGAAGGTGGAGGATCACAAGGTAGTCAAGGTTAA
- the pdaB gene encoding polysaccharide deacetylase family sporulation protein PdaB — protein MNFFWVINGKRFKQYLIILIASFFAALIAFVEGKDLEVFKTKEGEPRAIYKGEKQGKKIALTFDVSWGEKRIHEILDLLEKEKVKDTTFFLSGEWAERHPDIVEKIVKNGHEIGSLGYRHKSYTELEDNEIRRDIARAQEAIRKVSGKSTELLRPPNGSFNKNTLKIAERMNHTIVQWSINPDDWKNPGADRITETVLSKAGGGDIVLLHASDSVKQTRDALQDILRELKDDGYTFTSVGQLIANTDSKKNEIK, from the coding sequence GTGAATTTTTTCTGGGTGATTAATGGGAAGCGTTTTAAACAATATTTAATTATTCTCATCGCATCTTTCTTCGCTGCACTGATTGCATTTGTTGAAGGCAAGGATTTAGAGGTGTTCAAAACGAAAGAAGGAGAACCGAGAGCGATCTATAAAGGTGAGAAGCAAGGGAAGAAGATTGCGTTGACATTCGACGTGAGCTGGGGAGAAAAGCGGATCCATGAAATACTTGACCTGCTTGAAAAGGAAAAAGTGAAAGATACGACCTTCTTCTTATCAGGAGAATGGGCTGAACGTCATCCGGATATCGTTGAAAAGATTGTTAAGAATGGTCATGAAATCGGAAGTCTCGGTTATCGGCACAAAAGCTATACCGAGCTTGAAGATAATGAAATACGACGCGATATCGCGAGAGCGCAGGAGGCCATCAGGAAGGTTTCAGGAAAATCAACTGAATTGTTAAGGCCACCGAATGGCAGCTTTAATAAGAACACTCTAAAGATTGCTGAAAGGATGAATCATACAATCGTCCAGTGGAGCATCAACCCGGATGATTGGAAAAATCCAGGAGCTGACAGGATTACAGAAACCGTCCTTTCAAAAGCAGGTGGCGGAGACATTGTACTGCTCCATGCATCTGATTCAGTGAAACAAACAAGGGATGCACTCCAGGATATCCTTAGAGAGTTGAAGGATGACGGTTATACCTTCACTTCAGTTGGACAGTTGATTGCAAACACCGACAGTAAAAAGAATGAAATCAAATAA
- a CDS encoding aspartyl-phosphate phosphatase Spo0E family protein: MSAEEQFLLSEIETSRKKMLSLAKEKPLFSSEVVEISQYLDDLLNRYDGIKSEMIKEVS; this comes from the coding sequence TTGTCAGCTGAAGAGCAGTTCCTTTTAAGTGAAATTGAAACTTCCAGAAAGAAAATGTTGTCACTGGCAAAAGAAAAACCGTTGTTCTCATCAGAAGTAGTTGAAATTAGTCAATACCTTGATGATTTACTGAACCGTTACGATGGAATCAAGAGTGAAATGATAAAAGAGGTTTCGTAG